Proteins from a single region of Salipiger sp. H15:
- a CDS encoding SH3 domain-containing protein, translating into MRHALALIALLPAGGAAAQDLPALHAVTGVAADDVLNVRAAPDAGAEILGALAPSARDIEVTARDAAGGWGRIVTEEGVGWVSMAFLAPEENGSLPGVAGLHCFGTEPFWGYEVRQNGAASWSTPEGEAESLSAGPFDTARGMYAPFSSVAVAEGLQAVLVASPDSQCSDGMSDRLYGLSATLVLTDRISGTYGGCCALLP; encoded by the coding sequence ATGCGACACGCCCTTGCCCTGATCGCCCTTCTGCCCGCCGGTGGCGCAGCGGCGCAGGACCTGCCCGCGCTCCATGCCGTGACCGGGGTCGCGGCGGATGACGTGCTGAACGTGCGTGCCGCGCCAGATGCCGGGGCCGAGATTCTCGGCGCGCTTGCCCCCTCGGCGCGGGACATCGAGGTCACCGCGCGCGACGCGGCGGGCGGCTGGGGCCGGATCGTCACGGAGGAGGGGGTGGGGTGGGTCTCGATGGCCTTTCTTGCGCCCGAGGAGAACGGCAGCCTGCCCGGCGTGGCGGGGCTGCACTGCTTCGGCACCGAACCCTTCTGGGGCTACGAGGTGAGGCAGAACGGTGCCGCGTCCTGGTCGACGCCCGAGGGGGAGGCGGAGAGCCTGAGCGCGGGCCCCTTCGACACGGCGCGCGGCATGTACGCGCCCTTTTCCTCGGTCGCAGTAGCCGAGGGGCTGCAGGCGGTGCTCGTCGCGAGCCCCGACTCGCAGTGCAGCGACGGCATGTCGGACCGGCTCTACGGGCTTTCGGCCACGCTGGTGCTGACCGACCGGATCAGCGGCACTTACGGCGGCTGCTGCGCGCTGCTGCCCTGA
- a CDS encoding alpha-ketoglutarate-dependent dioxygenase AlkB — protein sequence MSSPLEIRGFRLFPGLLDRPAQEALVEVLRGLLRVAPLYQPVTPRGQAMSVRMSAAGRFGWVTDRRGYRYEPRHPAGMDWPPIPAEVLSIWDAVSDCARAPECCLINWYGEGARMGLHQDKDEADFSCPVVSVSLGDDGLFRMGNAARGGGTESVWLKSGDVVVMGGEARLKHHGVDRIRFGSSTLLPQGGRINLTLRVVT from the coding sequence ATGTCCTCCCCTCTCGAGATTCGCGGATTCCGGCTGTTTCCGGGCCTTCTCGACCGCCCCGCGCAGGAGGCGCTGGTCGAGGTGCTGCGCGGCCTGCTGCGCGTCGCACCGCTCTACCAGCCTGTCACGCCGCGCGGCCAGGCGATGTCGGTCCGGATGAGCGCGGCCGGGCGTTTCGGCTGGGTCACCGACCGCAGGGGCTACCGCTACGAGCCGCGCCACCCGGCAGGGATGGACTGGCCGCCGATCCCGGCCGAGGTGCTGTCGATCTGGGACGCGGTGAGCGATTGCGCCCGCGCACCCGAATGCTGCCTGATCAACTGGTATGGCGAGGGCGCCCGCATGGGGCTGCACCAGGACAAGGACGAGGCGGATTTCTCCTGCCCGGTGGTCTCGGTGTCGCTCGGGGACGACGGGCTCTTCCGGATGGGCAACGCGGCGCGCGGCGGCGGGACCGAGTCGGTCTGGCTGAAGTCGGGCGACGTGGTGGTGATGGGCGGCGAGGCGCGGCTCAAGCATCATGGGGTCGACCGCATCCGCTTCGGCTCGTCGACGCTGCTGCCGCAAGGCGGGCGGATCAATCTCACCCTGCGCGTGGTCACCTGA